A genome region from Populus alba chromosome 5, ASM523922v2, whole genome shotgun sequence includes the following:
- the LOC118045787 gene encoding uncharacterized protein isoform X3, which yields MSPDSKLSLLCRLVDNLPEPETTKTKERDLLISLSQVLKVIQTWIRELDKETESKKKCYGESVLHHEKHSCLIKIVTDLMLLLTVESQYVQHLVGNVLVVFSEFVALSGSGWDSFIHSLSTCLELAIANVFLCSWEPSRTGVEDSNCDFSSYEVLKSSLKGGDWSTAAGIVRVLRNILKHLKQECDDQLLEVYLGSVSSFLSNVPWESMDEIHVDQSCDAWDGDPQNCCSKDASVFRSFGAKEPKVLFLGIFIQFLCSLVEQSSAVETEVGSQVQYPVLSMVISLVPKLACWCLCKKGKSVKLSVSQYFRHKLLMLMLRISYVTCLGCSTLILWLQLLHEYFEELLQKPISKLEAGQDECLEGSPFLLGLSNGELDGMHSSHLQRQTLLLFLRCCFSLMSFTGETSRQCVTSKTILKSCLTVASVSDLDYCSRNKGLLELYNWLQGHLPDDKLVDHERLNGEKQTSQYLKDATHHVSNLFNPVHLFHLFLAELHYDHQVLLDYLISKDVGISCAEYLLRCLRTVHNSWNEFATFSMDCKVVNQSCCKKRRLLLDVSDFQGELSSIPVQCISQSLEEEDEKEFEYTCENHQNKRQPFKEAKDCLISLKASVESLHRKNLFPYNPLVLLKRCVFSLTVICYIIYIFITAGLTLT from the exons ATGTCTCCTGATTCCAAGCTCTCTCTGCTCTGCCGTCTAGTCGACAACCTACCGGAACCGGAAACAACAAAAACGAAGGAGAGGGATCTTCTAATTTCTCTTTCTCAG GTTTTGAAAGTAATTCAGACTTGGATTCGAGAACTTGATAAA GAGACTGAAAGTAAGAAGAAATGTTATGGTGAGTCGGTGCTGCATCATGAGAAGCACAGCTGTTTGATTAAGATAGTAACTGACTTG ATGCTTCTTCTTACAGTTGAGAGTCAATATGTACAACATTTAGTGGGCAACGTTCTTGTAGTCTTTTCTGAGTTTGTGGCTTTGTCT GGAAGTGGGTGGGATTCTTTTATTCATTCATTAAGCACTTGTCTTGAATTGGCGATTGCCAATGTGTTCTTGTGTTCTTGGGAACCATCAAGAACTGGAGTTGAGGattcaaattgtgatttttcaagtTATGAAGTCTTAAAATCTAGTTTGAAAGGTGGTGACTGGTCCACAGCAGCAGGGATTGTTCGCGTTTTGAGAAATATATTGAAACATTTGAAGCAAGAGTGTGATGATCAACTTCTTGAAGTGTATTTGGGTTCTGTCAGTTCCTTTCTTTCAAATGTGCCTTGGGAGTCCATGGATGAGATTCATGTTGATCAGAGTTGCGACGCTTGGGATGGTGATCCTCAGAATTGCTGTTCTAAGGATGCTTCAGTTTTCAGAAGTTTTGGTGCAAAAGAGCCAAAAGTTCTGTTTCTAGGGATTTTTATTCAGTTCCTTTGCTCTTTGGTTGAGCAAAGTAGTGCTGTGGAAACTGAGGTTGGTTCCCAAGTTCAGTATCCAGTTCTCTCCATGGTCATCAGTCTTGTTCCTAAACTTGCATGCTGGTGCCTTTGCAAGAAAGGGAAGAGTGTGAAGCTGTCAGTCTCTCAATACTTCAGACACAAATTGTTG ATGCTAATGCTGAGAATTAGTTACGTAACCTGTCTAGGTTGCTCTACTCTAATTTTATGGTTGCAACTTCTTCATGAGTACTTCGAAGAGCTTTTGCAGAAACCCATAAGCAAACTCGAGGCTGGTCAGGATGAATGTCTAGAAGGCTCTCCTTTTTTGTTAGGTCTTTCTAATGGAGAACTTGATGGCATGCATTCCAGTCATTTGCAGAGGCAGACTCTGCTCCTTTTTCTAAGATGTTGCTTCAGTCTGATGAGTTTCACAGGAGAGACAAGCAGGCAATGTGTGACTTCAAAGACAATTCTCAAGTCTTGCTTGACGGTTGCCTCAGTCTCAGATCTTGATTATTGTAGCAGAAATAAAGGTTTACTGGAGCTTTATAATTGGCTGCAAGGGCATCTTCCAGATGATAAATTAGTTGATCATGAAAG GTTAAATGGAGAAAAGCAGACATCTCAATATCTGAAAGATGCTACTCATCATGTCTCAAACCTCTTTAATCCTGTGCACCTTTTCCATCTATTCCTTGCTGAG TTGCATTATGACCACCAAGTGCTACTTGATTACCTTATTTCTAAAGATGTTGGAATCAGTTGTGCTGAATATCTTTTAAG gtgTTTGCGTACGGTACACAATTCATGGAACGAATTTGCCACATTTTCTATGGATTGTAAAGTTGTAAATCAATCATGTTGCAAGAAGAGAAGACTTCTGTTGGATGTCTCTGATTTTCAGGGAGAGTTGTCATCTATACCTGTGCAATGCATTTCTCAATCACTTGAGGAAGAAGATGAGAAAGAGTTTGAATATACCTGTGAAAACCACCAAAACAAAAGACAGCCATTCAAGGAAGCCAAAGATTGTTTGATTTCCTTAAAAGCTTCTGTGGAAAGTCTTCATCGAAAGAATTTGTTTCCATATAATCCACTAGTGCTCCTGAAACGGTGTGTTTTCTCCTTAACCGTTATCTGTTAcatcatttatattttcatcacaGCAGGATTGACCTTAACGTAG
- the LOC118045787 gene encoding uncharacterized protein isoform X2 has protein sequence MSPDSKLSLLCRLVDNLPEPETTKTKERDLLISLSQVLKVIQTWIRELDKETESKKKCYGESVLHHEKHSCLIKIVTDLMLLLTVESQYVQHLVGNVLVVFSEFVALSGSGWDSFIHSLSTCLELAIANVFLCSWEPSRTGVEDSNCDFSSYEVLKSSLKGGDWSTAAGIVRVLRNILKHLKQECDDQLLEVYLGSVSSFLSNVPWESMDEIHVDQSCDAWDGDPQNCCSKDASVFRSFGAKEPKVLFLGIFIQFLCSLVEQSSAVETEVGSQVQYPVLSMVISLVPKLACWCLCKKGKSVKLSVSQYFRHKLLMLMLRISYVTCLGCSTLILWLQLLHEYFEELLQKPISKLEAGQDECLEGSPFLLGLSNGELDGMHSSHLQRQTLLLFLRCCFSLMSFTGETSRQCVTSKTILKSCLTVASVSDLDYCSRNKGLLELYNWLQGHLPDDKLVDHERYLEKCMGFSLSFLQLYMHEDDVLFMVLLQLLSVPLCSEQWLNGEKQTSQYLKDATHHVSNLFNPVHLFHLFLAELHYDHQVLLDYLISKDVGISCAEYLLRCLRTVHNSWNEFATFSMDCKVVNQSCCKKRRLLLDVSDFQGELSSIPVQCISQSLEEEDEKEFEYTCENHQNKRQPFKEAKDCLISLKASVESLHRKNLFPYNPLVLLKRLSQFQELCHS, from the exons ATGTCTCCTGATTCCAAGCTCTCTCTGCTCTGCCGTCTAGTCGACAACCTACCGGAACCGGAAACAACAAAAACGAAGGAGAGGGATCTTCTAATTTCTCTTTCTCAG GTTTTGAAAGTAATTCAGACTTGGATTCGAGAACTTGATAAA GAGACTGAAAGTAAGAAGAAATGTTATGGTGAGTCGGTGCTGCATCATGAGAAGCACAGCTGTTTGATTAAGATAGTAACTGACTTG ATGCTTCTTCTTACAGTTGAGAGTCAATATGTACAACATTTAGTGGGCAACGTTCTTGTAGTCTTTTCTGAGTTTGTGGCTTTGTCT GGAAGTGGGTGGGATTCTTTTATTCATTCATTAAGCACTTGTCTTGAATTGGCGATTGCCAATGTGTTCTTGTGTTCTTGGGAACCATCAAGAACTGGAGTTGAGGattcaaattgtgatttttcaagtTATGAAGTCTTAAAATCTAGTTTGAAAGGTGGTGACTGGTCCACAGCAGCAGGGATTGTTCGCGTTTTGAGAAATATATTGAAACATTTGAAGCAAGAGTGTGATGATCAACTTCTTGAAGTGTATTTGGGTTCTGTCAGTTCCTTTCTTTCAAATGTGCCTTGGGAGTCCATGGATGAGATTCATGTTGATCAGAGTTGCGACGCTTGGGATGGTGATCCTCAGAATTGCTGTTCTAAGGATGCTTCAGTTTTCAGAAGTTTTGGTGCAAAAGAGCCAAAAGTTCTGTTTCTAGGGATTTTTATTCAGTTCCTTTGCTCTTTGGTTGAGCAAAGTAGTGCTGTGGAAACTGAGGTTGGTTCCCAAGTTCAGTATCCAGTTCTCTCCATGGTCATCAGTCTTGTTCCTAAACTTGCATGCTGGTGCCTTTGCAAGAAAGGGAAGAGTGTGAAGCTGTCAGTCTCTCAATACTTCAGACACAAATTGTTG ATGCTAATGCTGAGAATTAGTTACGTAACCTGTCTAGGTTGCTCTACTCTAATTTTATGGTTGCAACTTCTTCATGAGTACTTCGAAGAGCTTTTGCAGAAACCCATAAGCAAACTCGAGGCTGGTCAGGATGAATGTCTAGAAGGCTCTCCTTTTTTGTTAGGTCTTTCTAATGGAGAACTTGATGGCATGCATTCCAGTCATTTGCAGAGGCAGACTCTGCTCCTTTTTCTAAGATGTTGCTTCAGTCTGATGAGTTTCACAGGAGAGACAAGCAGGCAATGTGTGACTTCAAAGACAATTCTCAAGTCTTGCTTGACGGTTGCCTCAGTCTCAGATCTTGATTATTGTAGCAGAAATAAAGGTTTACTGGAGCTTTATAATTGGCTGCAAGGGCATCTTCCAGATGATAAATTAGTTGATCATGAAAGGTATCTGGAAAAGTGCATGGGCTTTTCCTTATCTTTCCTCCAGTTATATATGCATGAG GATGATGTATTATTTATGGTCCTTTTGCAACTGCTGAGTGTGCCTTTATGTTCTGAGCAATG GTTAAATGGAGAAAAGCAGACATCTCAATATCTGAAAGATGCTACTCATCATGTCTCAAACCTCTTTAATCCTGTGCACCTTTTCCATCTATTCCTTGCTGAG TTGCATTATGACCACCAAGTGCTACTTGATTACCTTATTTCTAAAGATGTTGGAATCAGTTGTGCTGAATATCTTTTAAG gtgTTTGCGTACGGTACACAATTCATGGAACGAATTTGCCACATTTTCTATGGATTGTAAAGTTGTAAATCAATCATGTTGCAAGAAGAGAAGACTTCTGTTGGATGTCTCTGATTTTCAGGGAGAGTTGTCATCTATACCTGTGCAATGCATTTCTCAATCACTTGAGGAAGAAGATGAGAAAGAGTTTGAATATACCTGTGAAAACCACCAAAACAAAAGACAGCCATTCAAGGAAGCCAAAGATTGTTTGATTTCCTTAAAAGCTTCTGTGGAAAGTCTTCATCGAAAGAATTTGTTTCCATATAATCCACTAGTGCTCCTGAAACG TTTATCACAATTTCAGGAGCTATGCCATAGTTGA
- the LOC118045787 gene encoding uncharacterized protein isoform X1: MSPDSKLSLLCRLVDNLPEPETTKTKERDLLISLSQVLKVIQTWIRELDKETESKKKCYGESVLHHEKHSCLIKIVTDLMLLLTVESQYVQHLVGNVLVVFSEFVALSGSGWDSFIHSLSTCLELAIANVFLCSWEPSRTGVEDSNCDFSSYEVLKSSLKGGDWSTAAGIVRVLRNILKHLKQECDDQLLEVYLGSVSSFLSNVPWESMDEIHVDQSCDAWDGDPQNCCSKDASVFRSFGAKEPKVLFLGIFIQFLCSLVEQSSAVETEVGSQVQYPVLSMVISLVPKLACWCLCKKGKSVKLSVSQYFRHKLLMLMLRISYVTCLGCSTLILWLQLLHEYFEELLQKPISKLEAGQDECLEGSPFLLGLSNGELDGMHSSHLQRQTLLLFLRCCFSLMSFTGETSRQCVTSKTILKSCLTVASVSDLDYCSRNKGLLELYNWLQGHLPDDKLVDHERYLEKCMGFSLSFLQLYMHEDDVLFMVLLQLLSVPLCSEQWLNGEKQTSQYLKDATHHVSNLFNPVHLFHLFLAELHYDHQVLLDYLISKDVGISCAEYLLRCLRTVHNSWNEFATFSMDCKVVNQSCCKKRRLLLDVSDFQGELSSIPVQCISQSLEEEDEKEFEYTCENHQNKRQPFKEAKDCLISLKASVESLHRKNLFPYNPLVLLKRCVFSLTVICYIIYIFITAGLTLT, from the exons ATGTCTCCTGATTCCAAGCTCTCTCTGCTCTGCCGTCTAGTCGACAACCTACCGGAACCGGAAACAACAAAAACGAAGGAGAGGGATCTTCTAATTTCTCTTTCTCAG GTTTTGAAAGTAATTCAGACTTGGATTCGAGAACTTGATAAA GAGACTGAAAGTAAGAAGAAATGTTATGGTGAGTCGGTGCTGCATCATGAGAAGCACAGCTGTTTGATTAAGATAGTAACTGACTTG ATGCTTCTTCTTACAGTTGAGAGTCAATATGTACAACATTTAGTGGGCAACGTTCTTGTAGTCTTTTCTGAGTTTGTGGCTTTGTCT GGAAGTGGGTGGGATTCTTTTATTCATTCATTAAGCACTTGTCTTGAATTGGCGATTGCCAATGTGTTCTTGTGTTCTTGGGAACCATCAAGAACTGGAGTTGAGGattcaaattgtgatttttcaagtTATGAAGTCTTAAAATCTAGTTTGAAAGGTGGTGACTGGTCCACAGCAGCAGGGATTGTTCGCGTTTTGAGAAATATATTGAAACATTTGAAGCAAGAGTGTGATGATCAACTTCTTGAAGTGTATTTGGGTTCTGTCAGTTCCTTTCTTTCAAATGTGCCTTGGGAGTCCATGGATGAGATTCATGTTGATCAGAGTTGCGACGCTTGGGATGGTGATCCTCAGAATTGCTGTTCTAAGGATGCTTCAGTTTTCAGAAGTTTTGGTGCAAAAGAGCCAAAAGTTCTGTTTCTAGGGATTTTTATTCAGTTCCTTTGCTCTTTGGTTGAGCAAAGTAGTGCTGTGGAAACTGAGGTTGGTTCCCAAGTTCAGTATCCAGTTCTCTCCATGGTCATCAGTCTTGTTCCTAAACTTGCATGCTGGTGCCTTTGCAAGAAAGGGAAGAGTGTGAAGCTGTCAGTCTCTCAATACTTCAGACACAAATTGTTG ATGCTAATGCTGAGAATTAGTTACGTAACCTGTCTAGGTTGCTCTACTCTAATTTTATGGTTGCAACTTCTTCATGAGTACTTCGAAGAGCTTTTGCAGAAACCCATAAGCAAACTCGAGGCTGGTCAGGATGAATGTCTAGAAGGCTCTCCTTTTTTGTTAGGTCTTTCTAATGGAGAACTTGATGGCATGCATTCCAGTCATTTGCAGAGGCAGACTCTGCTCCTTTTTCTAAGATGTTGCTTCAGTCTGATGAGTTTCACAGGAGAGACAAGCAGGCAATGTGTGACTTCAAAGACAATTCTCAAGTCTTGCTTGACGGTTGCCTCAGTCTCAGATCTTGATTATTGTAGCAGAAATAAAGGTTTACTGGAGCTTTATAATTGGCTGCAAGGGCATCTTCCAGATGATAAATTAGTTGATCATGAAAGGTATCTGGAAAAGTGCATGGGCTTTTCCTTATCTTTCCTCCAGTTATATATGCATGAG GATGATGTATTATTTATGGTCCTTTTGCAACTGCTGAGTGTGCCTTTATGTTCTGAGCAATG GTTAAATGGAGAAAAGCAGACATCTCAATATCTGAAAGATGCTACTCATCATGTCTCAAACCTCTTTAATCCTGTGCACCTTTTCCATCTATTCCTTGCTGAG TTGCATTATGACCACCAAGTGCTACTTGATTACCTTATTTCTAAAGATGTTGGAATCAGTTGTGCTGAATATCTTTTAAG gtgTTTGCGTACGGTACACAATTCATGGAACGAATTTGCCACATTTTCTATGGATTGTAAAGTTGTAAATCAATCATGTTGCAAGAAGAGAAGACTTCTGTTGGATGTCTCTGATTTTCAGGGAGAGTTGTCATCTATACCTGTGCAATGCATTTCTCAATCACTTGAGGAAGAAGATGAGAAAGAGTTTGAATATACCTGTGAAAACCACCAAAACAAAAGACAGCCATTCAAGGAAGCCAAAGATTGTTTGATTTCCTTAAAAGCTTCTGTGGAAAGTCTTCATCGAAAGAATTTGTTTCCATATAATCCACTAGTGCTCCTGAAACGGTGTGTTTTCTCCTTAACCGTTATCTGTTAcatcatttatattttcatcacaGCAGGATTGACCTTAACGTAG
- the LOC118045788 gene encoding salicylic acid-binding protein 2, whose translation MGEVNNKKQHFVLIHGSVAGAWIWYKVKPRLEEAGHRVTALDMAASGVNTQKIEEVRTFDLYNEPLMEFMAKLPENEKVVLVGHSLGGLNLAFAMEKFPEKVSLAVFLTAILPDTVHQPSYMLEKFAEIGPKDEEWQDTLFSFHGTPEEPHTCVHMGFEFMKCKPFHLSSAEDLALQMLLNRPGSLFVESLSKAKKFTDERYGSVPRVYIVCTEDLMMLASFQRWMIEQNGVKEVMEIPADHMPVFSTPAELCHSILELARKHA comes from the exons ATGGGAGAggtcaacaataaaaaacagcATTTTGTTTTGATCCATGGTTCAGTTGCAGGAGCCTGGATATGGTACAAGGTCAAGCCAAGGCTAGAGGAAGCTGGCCACCGTGTCACAGCTCTTGACATGGCTGCATCAGGGGTGAACACACAAAAAATTGAAGAAGTTCGCACTTTTGATCTGTATAATGAGCCCTTGATGGAGTTCATGGCCAAATTAcctgaaaatgaaaaggttgtaTTGGTGGGGCACAGTTTGGGTGGCTTGAATCTGGCTTTTGCTATGGAGAAATTCCCAGAGAAGGTTTCTCTTGCTGTTTTTCTTACTGCAATCTTGCCTGACACCGTGCACCAGCCATCTTATATGTTAGAAAAG TTTGCTGAAATCGGTCCCAAGGACGAAGAGTGGCAAGACACTCTGTTTTCATTCCATGGAACCCCCGAAGAACCGCATACATGTGTTCACATGGGATTTGAGTTTATGAAGTGCAAGCCCTTTCATCTTTCCTCCGCTGAG GATCTCGCTCTGCAGATGCTCTTAAATAGACCAGGATCGCTGTTTGTGGAAAGCCTGTCCAAGGCAAAGAAGTTCACTGATGAGAGATATGGATCAGTGCCGCGAGTTTATATTGTTTGTACTGAGGATTTGATGATGCTTGCCTCATTTCAGCGCTGGATGATTGAGCAAAATGGGGTAAAGGAAGTGATGGAGATTCCTGCAGATCATATGCCAGTTTTTTCCACGCCTGCAGAACTCTGCCATTCTATACTGGAGTTGGCCCGCAAGCATGCTTAG
- the LOC118045786 gene encoding LOW QUALITY PROTEIN: pentatricopeptide repeat-containing protein At3g50420-like (The sequence of the model RefSeq protein was modified relative to this genomic sequence to represent the inferred CDS: deleted 1 base in 1 codon) gives MNPLSLTTLIQKCTTITSLRKAYQLHALILTTTISTSYAQCPYLNNNILSMYARCGSLFNAKKLFDKMPQRNIVSYNALISAFSRDSNHGFLSLKLFALMGTQGLTPNGSTFSSSLQACCLLEDWFMGSLIHGLSVKHGYFNDVFVQTSLLGMYSNCGDLESANKVFGCVVQKDVVLWNSMIFGNLKNERLEEGVLLFGKMVRHGIVPTEFTYSMILNACGKLGDCRCGQVIHAQVIVLNVLADLPLQNALLDMYCSCGDTETGFNVFNKIENPDLVSWNSMISGYAENGEGADAMNLFLQLVGVFLPKPDEYTFAAVISATSAFSATCYGKPLHAQVMKVGSERSVFIGTTLLSMYLKNGDTESAEQVFNMIEEKDVVLWTEMIMGHSRLGGGESAIKLFSLMCHEGYKIDSFALSGALSACADLATLNQGEMIHTQTVKRGCDAEVSVCGSLVHMYAKNGDLHAARSIFSQVSNPDLKCWNSMLGGYSQHGKAEEAMIIFAKILVNGQRPDQVTFLSLLSACSHGGLVEEGKLLWSHIKKNDVIPGPKHYSCMVSLLSRAGLLDEAEELIIKSTYSKDHLELWRTLLSSCVNKRNLKIGVRAAEEILQLEPEDSATHILLSNLYASAGRWEAAAGMRRKISGLMIEKDPGLSWIEGKNDIHVFYSSDQSKPMIDEARAELLRLEGEVMNLKNF, from the exons atgaaccCTCTATCTTTAACGACACTGATACAAAAATGCACTACCATAACCTCTCTCCGAAAGGCTTATCAACTCCACGCTCTAATCCTCACAACCACGATCTCAACAAGCTATGCACAATGTCCATATTTGAACAACAACATCCTCTCTATGTACGCGCGTTGCGGTTCTCTTTTCAACGCAAAGAAACTGTTCGACAAAATGCCTCAAAGAAATATTGTTTCGTATAATGCATTAATTTCAGCTTTTTCTAGAGATTCTAATCATGGGTTCTTGAGTTTGAAGTTATTTGCGCTGATGGGTACTCAAGGTTTGACGCCTAATGGGTCAACTTTCTCGAGTTCACTTCAAGCTTGTTGTTTGCTTGAGGATTGGTTTATGGGGTCATTGATCCATGGTCTATCTGTTAAGCATGGGTATTTTAATGATGTGTTTGTTCAGACATCATTGCTCGGGATGTATTCGAATTGTGGGGATCTGGAATCTGCAAACAAAGTTTTTGGTTGTGTTGTACAGAAGGATGTTGTTTTGTGGAATTCCATGATATTTGGGAATTTGAAAAATGAGAGGTTAGAGGAAGGGGTTTTATTATTTGGTAAAATGGTGAGGCATGGCATTGTTCCAACCGAGTTCACATACTCAATGATATTGAATGCTTGTGGTAAATTGGGAGATTGTAGGTGTGGACAAGTTATCCATGCACAAGTTATTGTTTTGAATGTACTAGCCGATTTGCCTTTGCAAAATGCATTGCTTGACATGTATTGCAGTTGTGGTGACACCGAAACTGGATTTAATgtctttaataaaattgagaacCCAGATTTAGTATCTTGGAACTCAATGATTTCTGGATATGCGGAAAATGGAGAGGGCGCGGATGCTATGAATCTGTTCCTCCAGTTGGTAGGAGTGTTTCTTCCTAAACCAGATGAATACACTTTTGCTGCTGTTATTTCCGCTACTAGTGCATTTTCGGCAACTTGTTATGGGAAACCTCTTCATGCCCAGGTTATGAAAGTGGGTTCGGAGAGGAGTGTCTTCATAGGAACTACATTATTGTCAATGTATCTGAAAAATGGGGATACTGAATCCGCTGAACAGGTTTTCAATATGATTGAAGAGAAGGATGTTGTTCTCTGGACTGAAATGATTATGGGTCATTCTAGATTGGGTGGTGGGGAAAgtgcaataaaattattcaGCTTGATGTGTCATGAAGGCTACAAGATTGACAGTTTTGCTCTCAGCGGAGCTTTGAGTGCCTGTGCTGACCTGGCAACTTTAAACCAAGGAGAGATGATTCATACTCAGACTGTAAAAAGAGGATGTGATGCTGAAGTATCTGTTTGTGGAAGTCTTGTACATATGTATGCAAAAAATGGCGACCTTCATGCTGCTCGATCAATATTTTCCCAAGTTTCGAACCCTGATTTGAAGTGCTGGAATTCGATGCTTGGGGGCTATAGCCAACATGGAAAGGCAGAGGAGGCGATGATAATCTTTGCGAAGATTTTAGTCAATGGTCAAAGACCTGATCAAGTAACATTTTTGTCCCTGCTGTCCGCCTGCAGCCATGGTGGTTTGGTTGAAGAAGGAAAGCTCTTGTGGAgtcatataaagaaaaatgatgttatACCTGGTCCTAAGCATTACTCTTGCATGGTTAGTTTATTAAGCCGAGCTGGATTGCTGGACGAGGCAGAAGAACTGATTATCAAATCAACTTACAGCAAAGATCATTTGGAATTATGGCGAACCTTGCTGAGCTCTTGTGTCAATAAAAGGAATTTGAAAATAGGAGTTCGCGCAGCAGAAGAAATATTACAATTAGAGCCAGAAGACAGTGCAACACACATTCTGCTTTCAAATCTTTATGCCTCTGCAGGGAGATGGGAGGCTGCTGCCGGAATGAGGAGAAAGATAAGTGGACTGATGATCGAAAAAGACCCTGGACTAAGCTGGATTGAAGGA AAAAATGATATTCATGTATTTTATTCCAGTGACCAATCAAAACCGATGATTGATGAAGCCCGAGCTGAATTGCTTAGATTGGAAGGGGAGGTGATGaacttaaaaaacttttaa